In Haloimpatiens massiliensis, the following are encoded in one genomic region:
- a CDS encoding DUF3990 domain-containing protein — protein sequence MLYHASGEMVEFPEIRKSKYTKDFSWGFYCTNNFEQAKKWARRNRKNPIINYYTYVENNSLKILKFEEMNDEWLDFIAKCRSGFVHDYDIVEGPMADDTIWNFVNDFLAGDISRGAFWELAKFKHPTHQISFHTLKALDCLKFERGEIINE from the coding sequence ATGTTATATCATGCTTCAGGTGAAATGGTTGAATTCCCCGAAATTAGAAAAAGTAAGTATACTAAGGATTTTTCATGGGGATTTTATTGTACAAATAATTTTGAACAAGCAAAAAAATGGGCAAGAAGAAATAGGAAGAATCCTATAATTAATTATTATACTTATGTAGAAAATAATTCTTTAAAAATATTAAAATTTGAAGAAATGAATGATGAATGGTTAGACTTTATTGCAAAATGTAGAAGTGGCTTTGTACATGATTACGATATTGTTGAAGGACCTATGGCAGATGATACAATATGGAATTTTGTAAATGATTTTTTAGCAGGAGATATTTCAAGAGGGGCATTTTGGGAACTAGCAAAGTTTAAACATCCTACTCATCAGATAAGTTTTCATACTTTAAAAGCTCTTGATTGTCTGAAGTTTGAAAGAGGTGAGATTATTAATGAATGA